The window CGTCGGCTGGCGAGCCAGAAGGCGCTGCTGACGACGCTGATTCTGTCGCAGGGCTCGCCAATGCTGCTGGCGGGCGATGAGCTGGGGCACAGCCAGCAGGGTAACAACAATGCCTACTGTCAGGATAACGAATTGACCTGGCTGCATTGGGAAAACGCAAATAGTGCACTGCGCGAGTTTGTCGCCGGATTGATCCAACTGCGCCGCACGATCCCGGCATTACAGCAGGAGACGTGGTGGCAAGAAGGGGACGGTGCAGTGCAATGGCTCAACAGAGAAGGCCAGCTGTTGACGCCGCAGCAGTGGGAACAAGGGGAGCATCAGCTACAGATTTTACTGTCTGGTCGTTGGCTTGTGCTGTTTAACGCCAGCCTACACGCCGGTGAGTTCATGTTGCCAGAAGGCCACTGGCAGGTTTCACCGCCGTTTGATGAGACGAACCCGCCCGAGGGCGGAATCTGGCACGGACAAGCGCAGGCGGTATGTGTCTTGATAAAACAGATCGCCTAAGCGCAAGCCATTAAAAGAATAATCAGGAGATAGCCATGGTGAATAACGACAAGCATGACCCTCTGATGTTGGCAAGACAGCTCCCTCTTAAATCCGTGGCATTAATTTTAGCCGGAGGCCGTGGAACGCGGCTGAAAGGGCTGACGGCGCTGCGTGCCAAGCCCGCCGTCCACTTTGGCGGCAAATTTCGCATTATTGATTTCGCGCTCTCTAACTGCCTGAATTCCGGCATCCGCCGTATTGGCGTCATTACGCAATATCAGTCGCATACGCTGGTGCAGCATATTCAGCGCGGCTGGTCATTTCTGAATGCTGAAATGAACGAGTTTGTCGATTTGCTTCCCGCGCAGCAGCGTAACGCTACCGATCACTGGTATCGGGGAACGGCAGACGCGGTTTGCCAGAATCTCGATATCATTCGGCGCTACCGTGCGGAGTATGTGGTGATCCTCGCGGGCGATCACATCTACAAGATGGACTACTCACGTATGCTCATCGATCACGTAGAGAAAGGTGCGGAATGCACCGTGGCATGCCTGCCCGTGCCGCTGGAAGAAGCCAGCGCCTTTGGCGTCATGAGCGTGGACAAACAGCACCGCATCCTCGATTTTGCCGAAAAACCGGATAACCCGACGCCGATGCCGGATAACCCCGACATGGCGCTCGCGAGCATGGGGATCTATGTTTTTAATGCGGACTATCTTTATCAGCTACTGGATGCGGATCACAACACGCCGGACTCTAACCACGACTTTGGGCAGGACCTGATCCCGAAGATCGTCTCGCAGCGTTTGGCCTGGGCACATCCTTTTACCCTGTCGTGCGTCACGTCGGGTGAAGATGAAAATCAGTATTGGCGGGATGTCGGCACGCTGGAAGCCTACTGGCGCGCTAATCTCGATCTAGCGTCCGTCACGCCGGAACTGGATGTCTACGATCGGCACTGGCCGATTCGTTCCGCGATTGAATCGCTGCCGCCAGCCAAATTTGTTCAGGATCGCTCCGGCAGCCATGGCATGACGATGAACTCGCTGGTATCGGGGGGCTGTATCGTCTCCGGCTCTGTCGTCACGCATTCGGTGCTGTTCCCGCGCGTGCGGGTTAATTCATTTTGCAGTATCGATTCGACGGTGATTCTGCCGGATGTCAACGTGGGGCGCTCCTGCCGTTTACGCCGTTGCGTGATCGATCGCGCCTGCAATTTGCCGGAAGGCATGGTGATTGGTGAAAACGCGGAAGAGGATAGCCGCCGTTTTTACCGTTCGGAAGAGGGGATCGTGCTGGTCACGCGATCGATGTTGGAAAAGCTGTAAACACCATCGGAACAAAACGGGAGTAATAATGCGGGTCTTACATGTTTGTTCAGAGCTCTTTCCACTGTTGAAAACGGGTGGACTGGCGGATGTGGCTGGTGCGTTGCCCGGCGCGCAGATTGCGGCGGGGATGGATGTCCGCGTCATCCTGCCTGCTTTCCCCGATCTGAAAAAAGGCATCGCCAACCTACAGGTTGTGCGTGAGCTGGATACCTTCGCCGGACACGTCACGCTGCTGTTCGGCCATTTTAACGGCGTCGGTATTTATTTGATTGATGTGCCCGAACTGTATGAACGCGCGGGCAGCCCTTACCACGATCCGGCGCTTTACGCCTATGCCGATAACTATCTGCGATTCGCGCTGCTGGGGTGGATGGGATGCGAAATGGCGTGCGGTCTGGACCACTATTGGCGGCCCGATATCGTGCATGCCCATGACTGGCACGCGGGGCTGACCTGCGCCTATCTGGCGGCGCGTAACCGTCCGGCGAAATCGATCTTTACCGTTCACAACCTTGCCTATCAGGGGCTGTTTGATGCCCGGCATATGCCGGATCTCCACCTGCCGAGCGAGTTCTTTCAGGTATACGGGCTGGAGTTTTACGGCCAGATTTCCTACCTCAAAGCGGGATTGTACTACGCTGACCATATTACGACCGTGAGCCCGACCTACGCGCATGAGATTACGCTGCCAGCGTATGGTTACGGTATGGAAGGTTTACTGAAGTCGCGTGAAGAGGAAGGACGACTGTCCGGAATCCTCAATGGCGTAGACGAGATGATTTGGAATCCAGCGCACGATCCTTTACTCGCTAGCCATTACAGCCGCGATACGTTGGCTAACAAGGCCGAAAATAAACGGCGTCTGCAAACGGCAATGGGCTTGAAGGTTGACGACAAGGTGCCGGTTTTTGCCATCGTCAGCCGTCTGACCAGCCAGAAAGGGCTCGATATTGCGCTAAGCGCGATACCGGATCTGCTGGAACAGGGCGGGCAAGTGGTGGTACTGGGCGCAGGAGATGCCGATTTGCAGGAGGGCTTTCTGGCGGCGGCGGCTGAATATCACGGTCAGGTTGGGGTACAGATTGGTTATCACGAGGCCTTCTCGCACCGCATTATTGGCGGTGCGGATGTCATCATGGTGCCCAGCCGGTTTGAGCCTTGTGGGTTAACGCAGCTCTATGGCTTGAAATATGGCACGTTGCCGCTGGTGCGCCGCACCGGCGGGCTGGCGGATACGGTATCAGACTGCTCGCTGGAGAATCTGGCGGATGGGCTGGCAAGCGGGTTTGTCTTTAACGATTGCAGCGTGGGATCGCTATCCCGCGCGATTCGTCGTGTGTTTGTGCTGTGGTCTCGGCCTACGCTATGGCGCTATGTGCAGCGTCAGGCGATGGCGATGGACTTTGGTTGGCAGGTTGCTGCTCAGGCTTATGGTGCGCTCTATCAACGCTTGTATACCCACTAGTTTTCCCGTTGCGCGTCATCCGCATGCAACCTGAAAACGACAGGGTATGATAACACTCACTTGGGAATGAATATTATGAACTCTCCGTTTATCTATACTTCGCCAACGCTCAGTGTGGAAGCGCTGAAACACTCTATTGCTTACAAACTCATGTTTACCGTGGGGAAAGATCCCTCGATTGCGAATAAACATGACTGGCTGAACGCCACGCTGCTGGCCGTGCGTGACCGGATGGTGGAACGCTGGCTGCGCTCGAACCGCGCACAGCTTTCGCAGGATGTGCGGCAGGTGTATTACCTGTCGATGGAATTTTTGCTGGGGCGGACGCTGTCGAACGCGCTGCTGGCGATGGGATTGTATGACGATCTGAAAGCGGCGCTGGATGGCATGGGGCTGGAGCTGGACGATCTGCTAGAGGAAGAAAATGACCCAGGCTTAGGAAACGGTGGTCTGGGACGTTTGGCGGCCTGTTTTCTGGATTCGCTGGCGACGATGGCCCTGCCTGGGCGCGGCTACGGCATTCGCTACGAATACGGCATGTTCAAACAGAACATTGTTAACGGCAAGCAGGCGGAATCACCGGACTACTGGCTGGAATACGGCAACGCGTGGGAATTCCCGCGCCATAGCACGCGCTATAAAGTACGTTTCGGCGGCCGAATCCAGCAGGAAGGCAGCAAAATGCGCTGGCTGGAAACGGAAGAAGTTATCGCGTGCGCTTACGACCAAATCATTCCCGGTTTTGATACGGACGCTACCAATACCCTGCGTTTGTGGGGCGCGCAGGCCAGTAATGAAATCAATCTGGGTAAATTCAATCAGGGCGACTATTTTGCGGCGGTAGAAGATAAA is drawn from Pectobacterium aroidearum and contains these coding sequences:
- the glgC gene encoding glucose-1-phosphate adenylyltransferase; its protein translation is MVNNDKHDPLMLARQLPLKSVALILAGGRGTRLKGLTALRAKPAVHFGGKFRIIDFALSNCLNSGIRRIGVITQYQSHTLVQHIQRGWSFLNAEMNEFVDLLPAQQRNATDHWYRGTADAVCQNLDIIRRYRAEYVVILAGDHIYKMDYSRMLIDHVEKGAECTVACLPVPLEEASAFGVMSVDKQHRILDFAEKPDNPTPMPDNPDMALASMGIYVFNADYLYQLLDADHNTPDSNHDFGQDLIPKIVSQRLAWAHPFTLSCVTSGEDENQYWRDVGTLEAYWRANLDLASVTPELDVYDRHWPIRSAIESLPPAKFVQDRSGSHGMTMNSLVSGGCIVSGSVVTHSVLFPRVRVNSFCSIDSTVILPDVNVGRSCRLRRCVIDRACNLPEGMVIGENAEEDSRRFYRSEEGIVLVTRSMLEKL
- the glgA gene encoding glycogen synthase GlgA — its product is MRVLHVCSELFPLLKTGGLADVAGALPGAQIAAGMDVRVILPAFPDLKKGIANLQVVRELDTFAGHVTLLFGHFNGVGIYLIDVPELYERAGSPYHDPALYAYADNYLRFALLGWMGCEMACGLDHYWRPDIVHAHDWHAGLTCAYLAARNRPAKSIFTVHNLAYQGLFDARHMPDLHLPSEFFQVYGLEFYGQISYLKAGLYYADHITTVSPTYAHEITLPAYGYGMEGLLKSREEEGRLSGILNGVDEMIWNPAHDPLLASHYSRDTLANKAENKRRLQTAMGLKVDDKVPVFAIVSRLTSQKGLDIALSAIPDLLEQGGQVVVLGAGDADLQEGFLAAAAEYHGQVGVQIGYHEAFSHRIIGGADVIMVPSRFEPCGLTQLYGLKYGTLPLVRRTGGLADTVSDCSLENLADGLASGFVFNDCSVGSLSRAIRRVFVLWSRPTLWRYVQRQAMAMDFGWQVAAQAYGALYQRLYTH